The proteins below are encoded in one region of Clostridium fermenticellae:
- a CDS encoding penicillin-binding transpeptidase domain-containing protein has protein sequence MIIKLSKITIKKRTLFIFVVLILIIIALYINIVRLQCFNSNRLSVMAESQYSYKEDLTDTNFLLFDCNGKQLINYNKKYYAVISPDIFGKDNIDTKQNEILTLMYILRNYNSKYDLSKEEILNSSQKIYYPIDENTYNKLKNIKDIKGFYTYIYSESEKGDTWKLENLLMNNKKPDGSTMKSPKSLEGQIFKKTQNNKKPQLVINRDVNGKIISQKTELPENNTNVRLTVDKEMEDKIKDILNNDNNKKYSQIGVVLMEADTGKIKAMVQKDDSKPNINLGASTNHGFFPGSIFKVIVEEAGLDRKSIQADEKFSCRGFYEMEDDKMHGSLTPKEALAVSCNDVFAQIGAKVGFNNFYDNATSQGLFQKILGLDCEEAGNCEVKDPKVSDGTLGLMSIGQNIRITPVEAISIANTVANNGVYVKPTIVDSYVNDDNEKIQGIDINERQVIDRSTAQIMKDQMLNVVKNGTAKQAYMPECVIGGKTGSTQRMETVKNSNVVKEHSDGWFVGFFNIKGKVYSMVVFVKDIDKDNDSGGTTAVPIFKSIVQKLNNN, from the coding sequence TTGATAATTAAATTAAGTAAAATTACCATAAAAAAGAGAACTCTGTTTATATTTGTAGTATTAATTTTGATAATTATTGCATTGTATATCAATATAGTGAGACTGCAATGTTTTAATTCAAATAGATTATCAGTTATGGCTGAATCCCAATATTCATATAAAGAGGATTTAACTGATACAAACTTTTTATTATTCGATTGTAATGGAAAGCAGCTTATAAACTATAATAAGAAGTATTATGCTGTTATTTCACCAGACATATTTGGCAAGGATAATATAGATACAAAACAGAATGAGATATTGACCCTTATGTACATACTTAGAAATTATAATAGTAAATACGATCTATCTAAGGAGGAAATTTTAAATAGTAGCCAAAAAATTTATTATCCAATTGATGAAAATACTTATAACAAACTTAAAAATATAAAGGATATAAAGGGATTTTATACTTATATCTACTCAGAATCGGAGAAAGGTGATACATGGAAGCTCGAAAATCTTTTGATGAATAATAAAAAACCTGACGGGAGTACTATGAAATCGCCTAAATCCCTTGAGGGACAAATTTTTAAAAAAACACAAAATAATAAAAAACCTCAGCTTGTGATAAATAGGGATGTAAATGGTAAAATAATAAGTCAAAAAACAGAACTTCCTGAAAATAATACAAATGTTAGGTTAACAGTTGATAAAGAAATGGAAGATAAAATAAAAGATATATTAAATAACGATAATAATAAAAAGTATAGTCAAATAGGTGTTGTTTTAATGGAGGCTGATACTGGAAAGATAAAGGCAATGGTTCAGAAGGATGATAGTAAGCCTAATATAAATCTTGGGGCATCTACAAATCACGGATTTTTTCCTGGCTCTATTTTCAAAGTAATAGTTGAAGAAGCTGGCCTGGATAGAAAGAGTATACAGGCAGATGAAAAATTTAGTTGCAGAGGTTTTTATGAAATGGAAGATGACAAAATGCATGGAAGTTTGACACCAAAAGAAGCATTAGCTGTATCATGTAATGATGTATTTGCACAAATAGGTGCGAAGGTTGGGTTTAATAATTTTTATGATAATGCAACTTCTCAGGGATTATTTCAAAAGATTTTAGGTCTTGATTGTGAAGAGGCAGGAAATTGTGAGGTTAAGGATCCTAAAGTCAGTGATGGAACTCTCGGACTTATGTCTATAGGACAAAATATAAGAATAACGCCAGTAGAGGCTATAAGTATAGCTAATACAGTTGCAAACAATGGCGTGTATGTTAAACCAACAATAGTCGATAGCTATGTTAATGATGATAATGAGAAAATTCAAGGAATAGATATCAATGAACGTCAAGTTATAGACAGGTCGACGGCACAGATAATGAAAGATCAAATGCTTAATGTAGTTAAAAATGGAACAGCAAAACAAGCTTACATGCCAGAATGTGTGATTGGAGGAAAAACAGGAAGTACACAGAGGATGGAAACTGTAAAGAATAGTAATGTAGTAAAAGAACATTCTGATGGATGGTTTGTAGGTTTTTTTAATATTAAAGGTAAGGTTTATTCTATGGTAGTGTTTGTAAAGGATATTGATAAAGATAATGATAGTGGTGGAACCACTGCTGTGCCAATTTTCAAAAGTATAGTACAAAAACTAAATAATAATTAA
- the sigK gene encoding RNA polymerase sporulation sigma factor SigK yields the protein MFLANCLLGIIGNMFFLTAYVTNNTSFPQPLSDKEEQYYLKKLKDGDILAKSILVERNLRLVAHIVKKYSYPTKDLDDLISIGTVGLIKAIDSFDASKGTRLATYAAKCIENEILMLIRNNKKTKNEVYLQDPIGVDKEGNEISLMDILSSDENSIIEIVESKIQVKKLYSKINTCLSEREKNVVQMRYGLLEGKPRTQREIAKILGISRSYVSRIEKRALKKLYKELNYGKE from the coding sequence TTGTTTCTAGCAAATTGCCTATTAGGTATAATTGGTAATATGTTTTTTTTAACTGCATATGTAACGAATAATACTTCGTTTCCACAACCATTAAGTGATAAAGAGGAACAGTACTATTTAAAGAAACTTAAAGATGGAGATATTTTAGCTAAGAGTATATTAGTTGAAAGAAACTTAAGATTAGTAGCACATATTGTAAAAAAGTATTCTTATCCTACCAAGGATCTTGATGATTTGATATCTATAGGAACAGTGGGACTTATCAAGGCTATTGATTCTTTTGATGCTTCAAAAGGAACGCGTCTTGCTACTTATGCGGCTAAATGCATAGAAAATGAAATACTCATGCTTATAAGAAATAATAAAAAAACTAAGAATGAAGTATATTTGCAGGATCCTATAGGGGTAGATAAAGAGGGCAATGAAATATCACTTATGGATATACTAAGTAGTGATGAGAATTCAATAATAGAAATAGTTGAAAGCAAAATACAGGTGAAAAAATTATACTCAAAAATCAATACATGTCTTTCAGAGAGGGAAAAAAATGTTGTTCAAATGAGATATGGTTTATTAGAAGGAAAGCCTAGGACACAGAGAGAGATAGCGAAAATTCTTGGAATATCCAGATCCTATGTATCCAGGATTGAAAAGAGGGCATTGAAGAAGTTATATAAAGAGCTGAATTATGGAAAGGAATAG
- a CDS encoding type IV pilus twitching motility protein PilT encodes MIPLKELLDTTVNKKASDLHLTVGVSPVIRVDGQLLSISNEKLKPTDTEKYAKEILEKNMYDEYLRVGEIDTSFSVSGLGRFRVNIFKQRGSAALAIRVVGLRIPTLNELKFSNAVKDLTLNKRGLILVTGSTGSGKSTTIAAMINEINMTRAAHIVTLEDPIEYLYKHNKSIINQREIGRDTRSYANALRAVLREDPDVIFIGEMRDPETISIALTAAETGHLVFSTLHTMGATKTIDRIIDIFPPYHQQQIKIQLAGVIKGIVSQQLIPKIDGNGRIAAFELMIATNAIQNMIREGKTYQIESSMQTGSKYGMVTMDMALSNLYRSDMISYESALNYAVDREMLSKIISL; translated from the coding sequence TTGATACCATTAAAGGAATTATTGGATACTACAGTTAATAAAAAGGCTTCTGATTTGCATTTGACAGTAGGAGTGTCTCCTGTCATAAGGGTAGATGGCCAATTGCTTAGTATATCTAATGAGAAGCTAAAGCCAACTGATACGGAAAAATATGCAAAAGAAATATTGGAAAAAAATATGTATGATGAGTATCTAAGGGTAGGGGAAATAGATACATCTTTTTCCGTATCAGGTCTCGGGAGATTTAGAGTTAATATATTTAAACAAAGAGGTAGTGCTGCATTAGCTATTCGTGTTGTTGGATTAAGAATACCAACCTTAAATGAATTAAAGTTTTCAAACGCTGTTAAGGACTTGACGCTTAATAAAAGAGGACTGATTCTAGTTACAGGATCTACTGGATCAGGAAAGAGCACTACGATAGCTGCAATGATAAATGAGATTAACATGACAAGAGCGGCTCATATTGTAACTTTAGAAGATCCAATTGAATATTTGTATAAGCATAATAAGTCTATAATAAATCAAAGGGAGATAGGAAGAGATACAAGGAGCTATGCAAATGCGCTTAGAGCTGTTTTAAGAGAGGATCCAGATGTTATATTTATAGGGGAGATGAGGGATCCAGAAACTATATCAATAGCGTTAACTGCCGCTGAAACGGGACATTTAGTTTTTTCAACATTACATACTATGGGTGCAACTAAGACCATTGATAGGATTATTGATATATTTCCGCCGTACCATCAGCAGCAGATCAAGATTCAATTGGCTGGTGTTATAAAGGGGATAGTTTCTCAGCAGCTTATACCAAAGATAGATGGAAATGGAAGAATTGCAGCATTTGAACTTATGATAGCTACTAATGCTATTCAAAATATGATAAGAGAAGGAAAAACTTATCAGATAGAATCATCTATGCAAACAGGCTCTAAATATGGAATGGTAACTATGGATATGGCATTATCAAATCTATATAGAAGTGATATGATATCATATGAATCTGCTTTAAATTATGCTGTTGATAGAGAAATGTTATCAAAAATAATTTCACTATAG
- a CDS encoding glycosyltransferase family 2 protein, with translation MYVVCIITIYYLFISFFGIWRKKEKKGIKPEKRFALIVAAHNEEAVICDIIESLKNLDYPKKLYDIFVIADNCSDKTFIRAKEKGAIVYKRTDKKKVGKGYALEWMFAKIFKLHKKYDAVAIFDADNLAHRNFLREMNNKLCEGYKVVQGYLDSKNPNDTWITGSYSIAFWSCDRMFQLARSNIGLSSQLGGTGFCIDINILKELGWGANCLTEDLEFTCKLVLNGYKVGWAHDAIIYDEKPLTLMQSWRQRKRWMQGFADVASRYFFKLLKRSIVKLNFTSFDCALYSIQPIVTILIGISAIVGIISYCIKMFHIMTGLNGAAYSINFNFITVLAIAYSVLQYVYTPFVLALEKKFSIKVFLYYIIYPIYTITWFPISIQGILQKNNKEWNHTVHTRSVDINDLEKAN, from the coding sequence ATGTATGTAGTTTGCATCATAACTATATATTATTTGTTTATATCATTTTTTGGAATATGGAGGAAAAAGGAAAAAAAGGGAATAAAGCCTGAAAAAAGATTTGCACTTATTGTAGCTGCACATAATGAAGAAGCTGTTATATGTGACATTATAGAGAGCTTAAAAAATCTCGATTATCCTAAGAAATTGTATGATATTTTTGTTATTGCTGATAATTGTAGTGATAAAACATTTATTAGAGCAAAAGAAAAAGGAGCAATTGTATATAAAAGAACGGATAAGAAAAAAGTTGGTAAAGGATATGCCTTAGAGTGGATGTTTGCAAAGATATTTAAATTACATAAAAAATATGATGCTGTTGCGATATTTGATGCGGACAATTTGGCACATAGAAATTTCCTTAGGGAAATGAATAACAAACTTTGTGAAGGCTATAAAGTTGTACAAGGTTATCTTGATAGCAAAAACCCTAATGATACTTGGATTACAGGAAGTTACTCAATAGCTTTCTGGTCTTGTGATAGAATGTTTCAGCTTGCAAGAAGCAATATTGGTTTATCTAGTCAATTAGGTGGAACAGGTTTTTGTATAGATATTAATATATTAAAAGAACTAGGTTGGGGTGCCAATTGTTTAACCGAGGATTTAGAATTTACGTGTAAACTTGTTTTAAATGGTTATAAAGTTGGATGGGCACATGATGCTATAATTTATGATGAAAAACCTCTTACACTTATGCAATCCTGGAGACAGAGAAAGAGATGGATGCAAGGATTTGCTGATGTTGCAAGTAGATACTTTTTTAAGCTTTTGAAGAGGTCTATAGTGAAATTAAATTTTACATCTTTTGATTGTGCATTATATAGTATTCAGCCGATAGTTACTATACTTATAGGCATTTCTGCTATTGTCGGCATAATTAGTTATTGTATTAAGATGTTTCATATAATGACAGGTCTTAATGGTGCTGCTTATTCTATTAATTTTAATTTTATTACTGTACTTGCGATTGCATATTCGGTATTACAGTATGTATACACACCATTTGTATTAGCATTGGAAAAAAAATTTAGTATAAAAGTATTTTTATATTATATAATATATCCAATATACACAATAACTTGGTTTCCAATATCAATTCAAGGAATTTTACAAAAAAATAACAAAGAATGGAATCATACAGTTCATACGAGAAGTGTCGATATAAACGATTTAGAAAAAGCGAATTAG
- the ftsA gene encoding cell division protein FtsA, translating into MSEYIIGMDIGSSKICAAAGKVDKHGVMQIMGITSSVCRGVQRGIVVDIDATSEAIGKCINSLEGMIDAKISGVYISLPGIISELKLNKGVVAISSEDKEIKENDVRRVLKAAKVITIPSDKEIIGVIPQQYIIDGYDKIKDPVGMSGLRLEADVQLILAQSAVVNNIFKSINKSGLKVLGIVFEPIAMSEVILKREEIERGVAVVDVGADCINIYIFSGGKLVHIDSIPLGGNTITNDIAICLKLPFSEAENIKKKYGNVGEKHSNGDSNVEIISEYNSKIKVEFSILKQIIEARIEEILCMIGEKVSSSGHYDKLSGIVIVGGGLALIKDIEEFSQRILQKPVRVGIPNYIGASNPLYASVVGIVKDVADLVKNKKDVFGNEDSTEKKYDEWTKEKSKKSDKYENNTGFLLKIKEFFTDFF; encoded by the coding sequence ATGAGTGAATATATAATCGGAATGGATATTGGATCCTCAAAGATATGCGCTGCTGCCGGTAAAGTAGACAAGCATGGTGTTATGCAGATAATGGGGATAACATCATCAGTATGTAGAGGAGTACAGAGGGGAATTGTTGTTGATATAGATGCTACATCTGAAGCTATAGGAAAATGCATAAATTCATTAGAAGGGATGATAGATGCAAAGATTTCAGGAGTTTATATTTCGCTGCCTGGTATAATAAGTGAATTGAAATTAAATAAAGGGGTAGTGGCTATATCATCTGAGGATAAAGAAATAAAGGAAAACGATGTTAGAAGAGTATTGAAAGCAGCGAAAGTAATTACAATTCCATCCGATAAAGAAATAATAGGAGTAATACCACAGCAATATATTATAGACGGATATGATAAGATAAAAGATCCAGTTGGAATGAGTGGACTGAGACTTGAGGCAGATGTCCAGCTTATACTGGCTCAAAGTGCAGTTGTAAATAATATTTTTAAGAGTATTAATAAATCCGGATTAAAGGTTCTGGGTATAGTATTCGAACCTATAGCTATGTCTGAGGTTATATTGAAAAGAGAGGAAATTGAAAGAGGAGTTGCAGTTGTAGATGTTGGAGCTGATTGTATAAATATATATATTTTTTCTGGAGGAAAATTAGTACATATTGATAGTATACCTTTAGGAGGCAATACCATTACTAATGATATTGCGATATGTCTCAAACTTCCATTTTCTGAAGCTGAGAACATTAAGAAAAAATATGGAAATGTGGGAGAAAAACATAGCAATGGCGATTCAAATGTAGAGATTATATCTGAGTATAATTCAAAGATAAAAGTTGAATTTTCTATATTAAAACAGATAATAGAAGCTAGAATAGAAGAGATACTTTGCATGATAGGTGAAAAAGTAAGTTCGAGTGGACATTATGATAAGTTATCAGGTATAGTTATTGTAGGAGGAGGCTTGGCCTTAATAAAGGATATTGAAGAATTTAGTCAACGAATATTGCAAAAACCTGTTAGGGTAGGAATCCCTAACTATATAGGAGCTTCTAACCCATTGTATGCATCTGTTGTAGGAATAGTTAAAGATGTTGCAGACCTGGTCAAAAATAAAAAAGATGTATTTGGCAATGAAGATAGTACAGAAAAAAAATATGATGAATGGACTAAAGAAAAAAGTAAGAAATCAGATAAATATGAAAATAATACGGGATTTTTATTAAAAATAAAAGAATTTTTCACAGATTTTTTCTAA
- the ftsZ gene encoding cell division protein FtsZ — protein MLDFDVDVQQFAQIKVIGCGGGGNNALNRMIKEGLKNVEFIAINTDKQALMLSQASQKIQIGDKLTKGLGAGANPEIGQKAAEESKDEISQAIKGADMVFITAGMGGGTGTGAAPVIAEIAKSAGILTVGVVTKPFPFEGRKRMLHAEMGIKNLKERVDTLVTIPNERLLNIVDKKTTLMESFKFADDVLRQGVQGISDLITIPGLVNLDFADVRTIMIDKGLAHMGVGKGTGDNRAQEAAKQAISSPLLETSIVGATGVLLNVTGGPDLGLLEINEAAEIVQDAADPDANIIFGAVIDENIKDEIRITVIATGFECDKSSKMDFGKSDLDKKHQPSFTSNKDESEASIDYKGIDENNLEVPAFLRRQKR, from the coding sequence GTGCTAGATTTTGATGTTGATGTTCAACAATTTGCTCAGATAAAGGTAATAGGCTGCGGAGGCGGAGGAAACAACGCTTTAAATAGGATGATTAAAGAAGGACTTAAAAATGTTGAGTTTATAGCTATAAATACGGATAAACAGGCTTTGATGCTTTCGCAGGCATCTCAGAAAATTCAAATAGGTGATAAACTTACTAAAGGATTAGGAGCAGGAGCTAATCCTGAAATTGGACAAAAAGCTGCTGAGGAGAGTAAGGATGAGATATCTCAAGCTATAAAAGGTGCTGATATGGTATTCATAACTGCAGGGATGGGAGGCGGAACAGGAACTGGAGCAGCTCCTGTAATCGCAGAAATAGCGAAATCCGCTGGAATACTTACTGTTGGAGTTGTAACGAAACCCTTTCCTTTTGAAGGGAGAAAAAGAATGCTCCATGCAGAGATGGGAATAAAGAACTTAAAAGAAAGAGTAGATACCTTAGTTACAATACCAAATGAGAGACTGCTGAATATTGTAGACAAGAAGACAACATTAATGGAGTCATTTAAATTTGCAGATGATGTGCTAAGACAGGGTGTTCAAGGAATATCTGATTTGATAACTATACCAGGACTTGTCAATTTGGATTTTGCCGATGTAAGAACTATTATGATAGATAAAGGACTTGCACATATGGGAGTTGGAAAGGGTACAGGAGATAATAGAGCACAGGAAGCTGCTAAGCAGGCTATATCAAGTCCATTACTTGAAACATCAATAGTTGGAGCAACTGGTGTACTATTAAATGTAACAGGAGGACCGGATTTGGGGTTGCTTGAAATAAATGAGGCTGCTGAAATCGTTCAGGATGCAGCAGATCCAGATGCTAATATTATATTTGGAGCTGTAATTGATGAGAATATAAAAGATGAAATAAGAATAACTGTAATTGCTACAGGATTTGAATGTGACAAATCAAGTAAGATGGATTTTGGCAAGTCCGATTTGGATAAAAAACATCAACCGAGTTTTACATCTAATAAGGATGAGTCAGAGGCTTCTATAGATTATAAAGGCATAGATGAAAATAATCTGGAGGTGCCAGCATTTTTAAGAAGGCAAAAAAGGTAA
- a CDS encoding glycoside hydrolase family 18 protein gives MKIYVVKSGDSVWSIARRYGVTPQSIISANELSNSDTLVVGQSLVIPTKEGVYVVKPSDSLWSISNKFGVSVQSIIELNDLMSPFRIFPGQNLRIPEYSKNYGTIEANAFIQPSTPDREREILREPIKNLTYLTPFSHHITESGGLTPLNDSTIIEEAKANGVAPMLSVTNISGSNFDTQLVSRILNNENLQETLINNIIDLIRKKSYFGVIVDFERIPPADRQKYNDFLRRLAQKLHPLGYIIATALAPKTYDVLEGAWHGAHDYKAHGEIVDFVIIMTYEWGWSGGPPMAVAPIDEVRKVINYAVSVIPPYKIMIGIPLYGYDWTLPYTPGGEFAESIGNQEAIDRARQYKQSIKYDQKSQSPYYNYFDAGGREHVVWFEDARSVREKYRLVSQYGLRGISYWVLAQPFPQNWQILSNMFNIRKVT, from the coding sequence TTGAAAATATATGTGGTTAAATCAGGTGATTCCGTATGGTCTATAGCTAGAAGATATGGAGTAACACCACAGAGTATAATAAGTGCAAATGAGCTTTCTAATTCAGATACTTTGGTTGTTGGACAAAGCTTGGTTATACCGACCAAGGAAGGAGTGTATGTTGTCAAACCATCAGATAGCTTGTGGTCAATTTCAAACAAATTTGGAGTTTCTGTTCAGAGTATAATTGAATTGAATGATTTAATGAGTCCATTTAGGATTTTTCCAGGTCAGAATTTAAGAATTCCGGAATATAGTAAAAACTATGGCACAATTGAGGCTAACGCATTTATACAACCTTCAACTCCAGATAGAGAAAGGGAAATATTAAGAGAACCTATAAAGAATTTAACATATCTAACTCCATTTAGTCATCATATTACAGAAAGTGGTGGGCTTACACCATTAAATGATTCAACCATAATTGAAGAAGCCAAAGCTAATGGTGTAGCACCAATGCTTTCCGTTACGAATATTTCTGGTAGTAATTTTGATACCCAGCTTGTAAGCAGAATACTAAATAATGAAAACCTGCAGGAAACTCTAATAAATAATATTATCGATTTAATAAGGAAAAAATCTTATTTTGGAGTAATAGTAGATTTTGAGAGGATACCTCCAGCAGATAGGCAGAAGTATAATGATTTTTTGAGGAGACTTGCCCAAAAACTTCATCCTCTTGGATATATTATAGCTACAGCTTTGGCTCCCAAGACGTATGATGTTTTAGAAGGTGCATGGCATGGTGCACATGACTATAAAGCACATGGGGAAATAGTTGATTTTGTAATAATAATGACATACGAGTGGGGATGGTCAGGCGGACCACCTATGGCTGTAGCCCCAATTGATGAAGTAAGAAAAGTAATAAATTATGCTGTTTCTGTAATACCTCCATATAAAATTATGATTGGTATTCCACTATATGGATATGACTGGACACTTCCATATACGCCAGGAGGAGAGTTTGCAGAGAGTATAGGAAATCAAGAAGCGATAGATAGAGCACGACAATACAAGCAGTCTATAAAATATGATCAAAAATCTCAATCACCATATTATAATTATTTTGATGCTGGTGGAAGGGAACATGTAGTATGGTTTGAAGATGCGCGTAGTGTCAGAGAAAAGTATAGGCTTGTTAGCCAGTATGGATTGCGGGGAATAAGTTATTGGGTATTAGCACAACCATTTCCTCAAAACTGGCAGATATTAAGTAACATGTTCAATATAAGAAAGGTTACTTAA
- a CDS encoding putative ABC transporter permease — protein sequence MKHKKNKIIHFLIFGSIYLNVEVIVRAICCSLNGINGISRWSLCGWTSLWMFPIGGMCALVIGSLNDREVYYKLKMWQQVIIGGSLITAVELLSGTFLNMYLGLSIWNYSYEKCNFFGQICLKNCFYWYLLSVVIIWFDDELSYYIYGEEKPESLINYFKKLFTNK from the coding sequence TTGAAACATAAAAAGAATAAAATAATTCACTTTTTGATATTTGGAAGTATCTATTTAAATGTAGAGGTTATAGTAAGGGCTATTTGCTGCTCACTAAATGGTATAAATGGCATATCGAGGTGGAGTTTATGTGGATGGACTTCACTGTGGATGTTTCCGATCGGTGGAATGTGTGCACTGGTAATAGGATCATTGAATGATAGGGAGGTATACTATAAACTTAAAATGTGGCAGCAGGTAATTATAGGAGGTTCACTTATCACTGCAGTGGAGCTTTTAAGTGGCACATTTTTAAATATGTATCTAGGATTAAGTATATGGAATTATTCTTATGAAAAATGTAATTTTTTTGGACAAATATGCCTGAAAAATTGTTTCTATTGGTACCTACTGAGCGTAGTAATAATATGGTTTGATGATGAACTTTCGTATTATATATATGGGGAAGAAAAACCTGAAAGTTTGATTAATTATTTCAAAAAGCTATTTACAAATAAATGA
- the nifS gene encoding cysteine desulfurase NifS: MNREIYMDYAATTYMKPEVIKDMKTYMDEYFGNASSIYHISRKTRMAIDISRKRVADAINSNIDEIYFTSGGSESDNWALKGIAFANKDKGKHIITTAIEHHAVINTCKYLEKLGFEITYLPVNKYGMVDLHNLKKAVRKDTILVSVMFANNEIGTIEPVKKIGDFCRHNKIIFHTDAVQAVGNIPIDVKTMNIDLLSMSSHKFYGPKGVGALYIRKGIRIDSLIHGGSQERGRRAGTYNTPGIVGIGKAISIAVKNLEVQKERLTKLRDMFIKELLEIQDTSLNGSPGKERLPGNINVTFKGIEAETLLIMLDSRGIYVSSGSACSAGALEPSHVLIAIGLTESMAKSSIRFTIGSGTTYEEIAYVLEVVKECVNKLRNNK; this comes from the coding sequence ATGAATAGAGAAATTTATATGGATTACGCGGCAACTACTTATATGAAGCCGGAAGTTATTAAAGATATGAAAACTTATATGGATGAATACTTTGGAAATGCATCATCTATTTATCATATATCACGGAAGACAAGAATGGCTATAGATATATCAAGAAAGAGGGTGGCTGATGCCATAAATTCAAATATTGATGAAATATATTTTACATCTGGAGGTTCAGAGTCTGATAATTGGGCACTTAAAGGCATAGCTTTTGCAAATAAAGATAAGGGAAAACATATAATAACTACAGCTATAGAGCATCATGCAGTTATAAATACATGCAAGTATCTGGAAAAACTCGGATTCGAGATCACATATCTTCCTGTAAATAAATATGGAATGGTCGATCTTCATAATTTAAAAAAAGCAGTAAGAAAAGATACTATATTGGTATCGGTTATGTTTGCAAATAATGAAATAGGAACTATAGAGCCTGTTAAGAAAATCGGAGATTTTTGCAGACATAATAAAATAATATTTCATACAGATGCAGTTCAAGCAGTTGGGAATATTCCAATTGACGTTAAAACTATGAATATAGATTTACTTTCAATGTCATCACATAAATTTTATGGACCTAAAGGTGTAGGTGCGCTGTACATAAGAAAAGGAATTCGAATAGATAGTTTAATTCATGGTGGTTCACAAGAAAGAGGCAGAAGAGCCGGAACTTATAATACACCTGGTATTGTGGGTATTGGAAAGGCTATTTCTATTGCAGTTAAAAATTTGGAAGTTCAAAAGGAGAGACTCACAAAGCTCAGGGATATGTTTATTAAAGAACTTCTTGAGATACAGGATACAAGTTTAAATGGTTCACCGGGAAAAGAGAGGCTTCCTGGAAATATAAATGTAACCTTTAAGGGAATAGAAGCTGAAACATTGCTTATAATGCTTGATTCCAGAGGAATCTATGTATCATCTGGAAGTGCATGTTCGGCAGGAGCACTCGAGCCATCACACGTACTTATTGCAATAGGATTAACAGAAAGTATGGCAAAAAGCTCTATAAGATTTACAATAGGATCAGGAACTACTTATGAGGAGATAGCTTATGTTCTAGAGGTAGTTAAAGAATGTGTGAATAAATTGAGAAATAACAAATAA